One window of Chionomys nivalis chromosome 18, mChiNiv1.1, whole genome shotgun sequence genomic DNA carries:
- the Mrps21 gene encoding 28S ribosomal protein S21, mitochondrial: protein MAKHLKFIARTVMVQEGNVEGAYRTLNRILATDGLTEVIKRRRFYEKPCRRRQRESYETCRRIYNMEMARKINFLMRKNRADPWLGC, encoded by the exons ATGGCTAAACACCTGAAGTTCATTGCCAGGACTGTGATGGTTCAGGAGGGGAACGTGGAAGGTGCATACAGGACCCTGAACAG AATTCTCGCCACCGATGGGCTTACTGAGGTCATAAAGCGGCGGCGTTTCTATGAGAAGCCCTGCCGCCGTCGCCAGCGGGAGAGCTATGAAACATGCCGGAGGATCTACAACATGGAAATGGCTCGAAAGATTAACTTCTTGATGAGGAAGAACCGGGCAGATCCGTGGCTGGGCTGCTAA
- the Prpf3 gene encoding U4/U6 small nuclear ribonucleoprotein Prp3 isoform X1, whose translation MALSKRELDELKPWIEKTVKRVLGFSEPTVVTAALNCVGKGMDKKKAADHLKPFLDDSTLRFVDKLFEAVEEGRSSRHSKSSSDRSRKRELKEVFGDDSEISKESSGVKKRRIPRFEEVEEEPEVIPGPPSESPGMLTKLQIKQMMEAATRQIEERKKQLSFISPPTPQPKTPSSSQPERLPIGNTIQPSQAATFMNDAIEKARKAAELQARIQAQLALKPGLIGNANMVGLANLHAMGIAPPKVELKDQTKPTPLILDEQGRTVDATGKEIELTHRMPTLKANIRAVKREQFKQQLKEKPSEDMESNTFFDPRVSIAPSQRQRRTFKFHDKGKFEKIAQRLRTKAQLEKLQAEISQAARKTGIHTSTRLALIAPKKELKEGDIPEIEWWDSYIIPNGFDLTEQNPKREDYFGITNLVEHPAQLNPPVDNDTPVTLGVYLTKKEQKKLRRQTRREAQKELQEKVRLGLMPPPEPKVRISNLMRVLGTEAVQDPTKVEAHVRAQMAKRQKAHEEANAARKLTAEQRKVKKIKKLKEDISQGVHISVYRVRNLSNPAKKFKIEANAGQLYLTGVVVLHKDVNVVVVEGGPKAQKKFKRLMLHRIKWDEQTSNTKGDDDEESDEEAVKKTNKCVLVWEGTAKDRSFGEMKFKQCPTENMAREHFKKHGAEHYWDLALSESVLESTD comes from the exons ATGGCGCTATCTAAGCGGGAGCTGGATGAGCTGAAACCATGGATAGAGAAGACGGTGAAGAGAGTGCTGGGCTTCTCGGAGCCCACGGTGGTCACTGCGGCACTGAACTGTGTGGGGAAGGGCATGGACAAGAAGAAGGCAGCAG ATCACCTGAAACCTTTTCTTGATGATTCTACTCTCCGATTTGTGGATAAGCTGTTTGAGGCTGTGGAGGAAGGCCGAAGTTCCAGACATTCCAAGTCTAGCAGTGACAGAAGCAGAAAACGAGAGTTAAAG GAGGTGTTTGGTGATGACTCTGAGATCTCAAAAGAATCATCAGGGGTAAAGAAGCGGCGAATACCCCGTTTTGAGGAAGTAGAAGAGGAGCCAGAGGTGATCCCTGGGCCTCCATCAGAAAGCCCTGGCATGCTGACAAAGCTGCAG ATCAAACAGATGATGGAGGCGGCAACACGGCAAATTGAGGAACGGAAAAAACAACTGAGCTTCATTAGCCCCCCTACACCTCAG CCAAAGacaccttcttcttcccaaccAGAGCGACTTCCGATTGGCAACACTATTCAGCCCTCCCAGGCCGCTACGTTTATGAATGATGCTATTGAGAAGGCAAGGAAAGCAGCTGAGCTGCAAGCACGAATCCAAGCCCAGCTGGCTTTGAAACCAGGGCTGATTGGCAATGCCAACATGGTGGGCCTGGCTAATCTCCATGCCATGGGCATAGCTCCACC GAAAGTAGAGTTAAAAGATCAGACTAAACCTACACCGCTGATCCTAGACGAGCAAGGTCGCACTGTAGATGCGACAGGCAAGGAGATTGAGCTGACACATCGGATGCCCACCCTAAAGGCAAATATTCGAGCTGTGAAAAGGGAACAGTTCAAGCAGCAGCTGAAAGAAAAGCCATCAGAGGACATGGAATCTAATACCTTCTTTGACCCCCGAGTTTCAATTGCCCCTTCCCAGCGCCAAAGACGCACTTTTAAATTCCACGACAAGGGCAAATTTGAAAAGATTGCTCAACGATTACGGACAAAG GCTCAATTGGAGAAGCTGCAAGCAGAGATTTCACAGGCTGCTAGAAAAACAGGCATTCACACGTCTACTAGGCTTGCCCTTATTGCTCCTAAGAAAGAGCTAAAGGAAGGCGATATCCCTGAGATTGAGTGGTGGGACTCTTACATCATACCCAATGGCTTTGACCT TACAGAGCAAAATCCCAAGAGAGAAGATTATTTTGGAATCACAAATCTTGTTGAACATCCAGCCCAGCTTAACCCTCCAG TCGACAATGATACACCAGTTACCCTTGGCGTATACCTTACAAAAAAGGAGCAGAAGAAACTTCGGAGGCAAACAAGGAGAGAAGCACAGAAGGAGCTACAGGAGAAAGTCAGGCTAGGTCTGATGCCTCCTCCAGAACCCAAAG TGAGAATCTCAAATTTAATGCGAGTATTAGGAACAGAAGCAGTCCAAGACCCTACAAAGGTAGAAGCCCACGTCAGAGCTCAGATGGCAAAGAGACAGAA AGCGCACGAAGAGGCCAACGCTGCCAGAAAACTTACAGCAGAACAGAGAAaggtcaagaaaattaaaaagcttaAAGAAGACATTTCACAGGGGGTGCACATATCTGTGTATAG AGTTCGAAATTTGAGCAACCCAGCCAAGAAGTTCAAGATTGAGGCCAATGCTGGGCAGCTGTACCTGACAGGGGTGGTGGTGCTGCACAAGGATGTCAACGTGGTGGTAGTGGAAGGGG GCCCCAAGGCCCAGAAGAAATTTAAGCGTCTCATGCTACATCGGATAAAGTGGGATGAGCAGACATCCAACACGAAGGGAGATG atgACGAGGAGTCTGATGAAGAAGCTGTGAAGAAAACCAACAAATGTGTACTAGTGTGGGAG
- the Prpf3 gene encoding U4/U6 small nuclear ribonucleoprotein Prp3 isoform X3, translated as MLTKLQIKQMMEAATRQIEERKKQLSFISPPTPQPKTPSSSQPERLPIGNTIQPSQAATFMNDAIEKARKAAELQARIQAQLALKPGLIGNANMVGLANLHAMGIAPPKVELKDQTKPTPLILDEQGRTVDATGKEIELTHRMPTLKANIRAVKREQFKQQLKEKPSEDMESNTFFDPRVSIAPSQRQRRTFKFHDKGKFEKIAQRLRTKAQLEKLQAEISQAARKTGIHTSTRLALIAPKKELKEGDIPEIEWWDSYIIPNGFDLTEQNPKREDYFGITNLVEHPAQLNPPVDNDTPVTLGVYLTKKEQKKLRRQTRREAQKELQEKVRLGLMPPPEPKVRISNLMRVLGTEAVQDPTKVEAHVRAQMAKRQKAHEEANAARKLTAEQRKVKKIKKLKEDISQGVHISVYRVRNLSNPAKKFKIEANAGQLYLTGVVVLHKDVNVVVVEGGPKAQKKFKRLMLHRIKWDEQTSNTKGDDDEESDEEAVKKTNKCVLVWEGTAKDRSFGEMKFKQCPTENMAREHFKKHGAEHYWDLALSESVLESTD; from the exons ATGCTGACAAAGCTGCAG ATCAAACAGATGATGGAGGCGGCAACACGGCAAATTGAGGAACGGAAAAAACAACTGAGCTTCATTAGCCCCCCTACACCTCAG CCAAAGacaccttcttcttcccaaccAGAGCGACTTCCGATTGGCAACACTATTCAGCCCTCCCAGGCCGCTACGTTTATGAATGATGCTATTGAGAAGGCAAGGAAAGCAGCTGAGCTGCAAGCACGAATCCAAGCCCAGCTGGCTTTGAAACCAGGGCTGATTGGCAATGCCAACATGGTGGGCCTGGCTAATCTCCATGCCATGGGCATAGCTCCACC GAAAGTAGAGTTAAAAGATCAGACTAAACCTACACCGCTGATCCTAGACGAGCAAGGTCGCACTGTAGATGCGACAGGCAAGGAGATTGAGCTGACACATCGGATGCCCACCCTAAAGGCAAATATTCGAGCTGTGAAAAGGGAACAGTTCAAGCAGCAGCTGAAAGAAAAGCCATCAGAGGACATGGAATCTAATACCTTCTTTGACCCCCGAGTTTCAATTGCCCCTTCCCAGCGCCAAAGACGCACTTTTAAATTCCACGACAAGGGCAAATTTGAAAAGATTGCTCAACGATTACGGACAAAG GCTCAATTGGAGAAGCTGCAAGCAGAGATTTCACAGGCTGCTAGAAAAACAGGCATTCACACGTCTACTAGGCTTGCCCTTATTGCTCCTAAGAAAGAGCTAAAGGAAGGCGATATCCCTGAGATTGAGTGGTGGGACTCTTACATCATACCCAATGGCTTTGACCT TACAGAGCAAAATCCCAAGAGAGAAGATTATTTTGGAATCACAAATCTTGTTGAACATCCAGCCCAGCTTAACCCTCCAG TCGACAATGATACACCAGTTACCCTTGGCGTATACCTTACAAAAAAGGAGCAGAAGAAACTTCGGAGGCAAACAAGGAGAGAAGCACAGAAGGAGCTACAGGAGAAAGTCAGGCTAGGTCTGATGCCTCCTCCAGAACCCAAAG TGAGAATCTCAAATTTAATGCGAGTATTAGGAACAGAAGCAGTCCAAGACCCTACAAAGGTAGAAGCCCACGTCAGAGCTCAGATGGCAAAGAGACAGAA AGCGCACGAAGAGGCCAACGCTGCCAGAAAACTTACAGCAGAACAGAGAAaggtcaagaaaattaaaaagcttaAAGAAGACATTTCACAGGGGGTGCACATATCTGTGTATAG AGTTCGAAATTTGAGCAACCCAGCCAAGAAGTTCAAGATTGAGGCCAATGCTGGGCAGCTGTACCTGACAGGGGTGGTGGTGCTGCACAAGGATGTCAACGTGGTGGTAGTGGAAGGGG GCCCCAAGGCCCAGAAGAAATTTAAGCGTCTCATGCTACATCGGATAAAGTGGGATGAGCAGACATCCAACACGAAGGGAGATG atgACGAGGAGTCTGATGAAGAAGCTGTGAAGAAAACCAACAAATGTGTACTAGTGTGGGAG
- the Prpf3 gene encoding U4/U6 small nuclear ribonucleoprotein Prp3 isoform X2, giving the protein MALSKRELDELKPWIEKTVKRVLGFSEPTVVTAALNCVGKGMDKKKAADHLKPFLDDSTLRFVDKLFEAVEEGRSSRHSKSSSDRSRKRELKEVFGDDSEISKESSGVKKRRIPRFEEVEEEPEVIPGPPSESPGMLTKLQIKQMMEAATRQIEERKKQLSFISPPTPQPKTPSSSQPERLPIGNTIQPSQAATFMNDAIEKARKAAELQARIQAQLALKPGLIGNANMVGLANLHAMGIAPPKVELKDQTKPTPLILDEQGRTVDATGKEIELTHRMPTLKANIRAVKREQFKQQLKEKPSEDMESNTFFDPRVSIAPSQRQRRTFKFHDKGKFEKIAQRLRTKAQLEKLQAEISQAARKTGIHTSTRLALIAPKKELKEGDIPEIEWWDSYIIPNGFDLTEQNPKREDYFGITNLVEHPAQLNPPVDNDTPVTLGVYLTKKEQKKLRRQTRREAQKELQEKVRLGLMPPPEPKVRISNLMRVLGTEAVQDPTKVEAHVRAQMAKRQNPASDLQCLSHLWMSFLSRQSARRGQRCQKTYSRTEKGQEN; this is encoded by the exons ATGGCGCTATCTAAGCGGGAGCTGGATGAGCTGAAACCATGGATAGAGAAGACGGTGAAGAGAGTGCTGGGCTTCTCGGAGCCCACGGTGGTCACTGCGGCACTGAACTGTGTGGGGAAGGGCATGGACAAGAAGAAGGCAGCAG ATCACCTGAAACCTTTTCTTGATGATTCTACTCTCCGATTTGTGGATAAGCTGTTTGAGGCTGTGGAGGAAGGCCGAAGTTCCAGACATTCCAAGTCTAGCAGTGACAGAAGCAGAAAACGAGAGTTAAAG GAGGTGTTTGGTGATGACTCTGAGATCTCAAAAGAATCATCAGGGGTAAAGAAGCGGCGAATACCCCGTTTTGAGGAAGTAGAAGAGGAGCCAGAGGTGATCCCTGGGCCTCCATCAGAAAGCCCTGGCATGCTGACAAAGCTGCAG ATCAAACAGATGATGGAGGCGGCAACACGGCAAATTGAGGAACGGAAAAAACAACTGAGCTTCATTAGCCCCCCTACACCTCAG CCAAAGacaccttcttcttcccaaccAGAGCGACTTCCGATTGGCAACACTATTCAGCCCTCCCAGGCCGCTACGTTTATGAATGATGCTATTGAGAAGGCAAGGAAAGCAGCTGAGCTGCAAGCACGAATCCAAGCCCAGCTGGCTTTGAAACCAGGGCTGATTGGCAATGCCAACATGGTGGGCCTGGCTAATCTCCATGCCATGGGCATAGCTCCACC GAAAGTAGAGTTAAAAGATCAGACTAAACCTACACCGCTGATCCTAGACGAGCAAGGTCGCACTGTAGATGCGACAGGCAAGGAGATTGAGCTGACACATCGGATGCCCACCCTAAAGGCAAATATTCGAGCTGTGAAAAGGGAACAGTTCAAGCAGCAGCTGAAAGAAAAGCCATCAGAGGACATGGAATCTAATACCTTCTTTGACCCCCGAGTTTCAATTGCCCCTTCCCAGCGCCAAAGACGCACTTTTAAATTCCACGACAAGGGCAAATTTGAAAAGATTGCTCAACGATTACGGACAAAG GCTCAATTGGAGAAGCTGCAAGCAGAGATTTCACAGGCTGCTAGAAAAACAGGCATTCACACGTCTACTAGGCTTGCCCTTATTGCTCCTAAGAAAGAGCTAAAGGAAGGCGATATCCCTGAGATTGAGTGGTGGGACTCTTACATCATACCCAATGGCTTTGACCT TACAGAGCAAAATCCCAAGAGAGAAGATTATTTTGGAATCACAAATCTTGTTGAACATCCAGCCCAGCTTAACCCTCCAG TCGACAATGATACACCAGTTACCCTTGGCGTATACCTTACAAAAAAGGAGCAGAAGAAACTTCGGAGGCAAACAAGGAGAGAAGCACAGAAGGAGCTACAGGAGAAAGTCAGGCTAGGTCTGATGCCTCCTCCAGAACCCAAAG TGAGAATCTCAAATTTAATGCGAGTATTAGGAACAGAAGCAGTCCAAGACCCTACAAAGGTAGAAGCCCACGTCAGAGCTCAGATGGCAAAGAGACAGAA CCCTGCCTCTGACCTGCAATGCCTTTCTCACTTGTGGATGTCCTTCCTGTCACGACAGAGCGCACGAAGAGGCCAACGCTGCCAGAAAACTTACAGCAGAACAGAGAAaggtcaagaaaattaa